A region of Caloranaerobacter sp. TR13 DNA encodes the following proteins:
- a CDS encoding PspA/IM30 family protein produces the protein MDIFTRLKSIFNAKANALLDEIENPEEALEFSLKEMREQIKKIKKSLLEVTTIKKKLESELEDINGKIKLADEQAELSISLGREDLAKAALEKKQDLIEQKNKITLDIQQIQEKLRLIRQNKEQLETSVKQLEIKKEELIAMNRAADAQITVKEIITGISTDMTEINERITRAENKIREKNAKVAAMNELIEIENLDGLDKLDNLEEELNKVQRDEKIKQELENLKLRLKKGDVE, from the coding sequence ATGGATATATTTACAAGATTAAAATCAATTTTTAATGCAAAAGCTAATGCATTATTAGATGAAATAGAGAATCCAGAAGAAGCACTAGAGTTTTCACTTAAAGAAATGAGAGAGCAAATTAAAAAAATTAAAAAGTCACTTTTAGAGGTTACAACAATTAAAAAGAAGCTAGAGAGTGAACTTGAAGACATAAACGGTAAAATAAAACTAGCAGATGAGCAAGCTGAATTATCAATATCATTAGGACGTGAGGATTTAGCAAAAGCCGCATTAGAGAAGAAACAAGATTTAATAGAACAAAAGAATAAAATAACATTAGATATACAACAGATACAGGAAAAACTAAGACTAATTAGACAAAATAAAGAACAACTAGAAACAAGTGTTAAACAATTAGAAATTAAAAAAGAAGAGCTAATTGCAATGAATCGTGCAGCAGATGCACAAATAACAGTTAAGGAAATAATTACAGGAATATCTACAGATATGACAGAAATTAATGAGCGAATAACAAGAGCAGAAAATAAAATTCGAGAAAAAAATGCAAAAGTAGCTGCAATGAATGAACTTATTGAAATAGAAAACCTTGATGGATTAGATAAGCTAGACAATTTAGAAGAAGAATTAAATAAAGTTCAAAGAGATGAGAAAATAAAACAAGAATTAGAAAATTTAAAACTAAGGTTAAAAAAAGGAGATGTTGAATAA
- a CDS encoding SHOCT domain-containing protein, which translates to MMMGFGMMGGGILGLLLLGIAIYFIFRYANERKYYGNRDKSDALEILKERYAKGEITEEEYERKKKMLND; encoded by the coding sequence ATGATGATGGGTTTTGGAATGATGGGTGGAGGAATATTAGGTCTACTTTTATTAGGTATAGCTATATATTTCATATTTAGATATGCAAATGAAAGAAAGTACTATGGAAACCGTGATAAAAGCGATGCATTAGAGATACTAAAAGAACGATATGCAAAAGGCGAAATTACAGAAGAGGAATATGAAAGAAAGAAGAAAATGTTAAATGATTAA
- a CDS encoding SHOCT domain-containing protein yields MWHMYGYSNAWYWMLGMSLIKILVVVGITILFIKLINREHSYRSSSKALEILKEKYVNGEISEEEYKHKKKILKS; encoded by the coding sequence ATGTGGCATATGTATGGATATAGTAATGCATGGTATTGGATGCTAGGCATGAGCTTAATAAAAATATTAGTTGTTGTAGGTATTACTATATTGTTTATAAAATTAATTAATAGAGAGCATAGTTATAGAAGCTCAAGTAAAGCTTTAGAGATATTAAAAGAGAAATATGTAAATGGCGAAATTAGTGAAGAAGAATATAAACATAAAAAGAAAATCTTAAAATCTTAA
- a CDS encoding response regulator transcription factor has translation MDSFKKNILLVDDEEQIINVVKAYLQKEGYNVFTAYNGKEALDVFNKEAIDFIVLDLMLPDLPGEEVCKQIRIKSEVPILMLTAKVDEMDRINGLDIGADDYMIKPFSPKELVARVRAIFRRISNEFIKADVIEFNNGDLVIDINKMEVKKRGKLIKLTPKEFKLLTVLAKNLGKVFTREELIDKVLGYDYDGYDRTIDAHIKNLRHKIEDEENKYIITVYGVGYKFLED, from the coding sequence ATGGATTCATTCAAAAAAAATATTCTGTTAGTTGATGATGAGGAACAAATAATAAATGTTGTAAAAGCTTATTTACAAAAAGAAGGGTATAATGTATTTACTGCATATAATGGAAAAGAGGCTTTAGACGTATTTAATAAAGAAGCAATAGATTTTATAGTACTTGATTTAATGTTACCTGATTTACCTGGCGAAGAAGTTTGTAAACAAATAAGAATCAAGTCAGAAGTACCAATACTTATGTTGACTGCCAAAGTTGATGAAATGGATAGAATAAACGGATTAGATATAGGTGCAGATGATTATATGATAAAACCATTCAGTCCAAAAGAGCTTGTAGCACGGGTAAGAGCGATATTTAGAAGAATTAGTAACGAGTTTATAAAAGCTGATGTAATTGAGTTTAATAATGGAGATTTAGTAATTGACATTAATAAAATGGAAGTTAAAAAACGTGGAAAACTAATAAAATTGACACCAAAAGAATTTAAGCTATTGACAGTGTTAGCTAAGAATCTTGGAAAAGTATTTACTAGGGAAGAACTTATAGATAAAGTATTGGGATACGATTATGATGGATATGATAGAACTATTGATGCACATATAAAAAATCTTAGACACAAAATAGAGGATGAAGAAAATAAATATATAATAACAGTGTATGGAGTTGGATATAAATTTTTGGAGGATTAA